The DNA segment TTCCAGTGTTGGAATCGCCAAGACGAAGGTGACATCGCACGTTTGCAGCAGTTCCTCCAGTCCCATCGGATGTATCTCCTGCTGTTGTAGATATGTGTCAGGAAGCCATGGATCGTAGGCATGGAGTTCACATTTGAAAGGTGCCAATAGCAGTCGCAGTTCCCGTGCGAGGTTTCCATAGCCGATGATACCCACCTTTGCATTATAGAGCGTGCAAATATCGGCTTGCCCGCGCCATCCCCATTCCTCTTCACCACGACGCATACGCCGATCCGCATCGACGATATTCCGTAAGGCAGCCAAGGCGTGTCCCAATGCCATCTCAGCAACCATTTTCGCGAAAGCCGGTGCGCAACTCAGCACACGTATACTCCGTCTAAAGCAGGTTTGGTAGTCAACCTGTCCTTTTCTCGGATGTGCCCCGCCCACCTCCATAATAGCCTTCAGATGCGGTGCTACATTTTCGTCAACGTCGCCGACACCGTAACTGGGGATACCGATGAGAATTGATGCCTCTTTTTTCGCTTCACTCCACGCATCTTCGGGCATCTGCTCATCTACTCCCCAGATAACTTCAACAGTCTTCCCAAGGCGTTGCAAATCTGCTTGTGTGAAAATTGTATTGAGTTGTCGCACTGGACGCGTATGCAAAATCGCTTTTAACATTATCAGTCCTCTCTTTTTACTTTAAAAGAATCTCGCCGTCAAAGTCTGGGATTTCATGATGCAGCTGACGATTACCGCTG comes from the Candidatus Poribacteria bacterium genome and includes:
- a CDS encoding hydroxyacid dehydrogenase, with amino-acid sequence MLKAILHTRPVRQLNTIFTQADLQRLGKTVEVIWGVDEQMPEDAWSEAKKEASILIGIPSYGVGDVDENVAPHLKAIMEVGGAHPRKGQVDYQTCFRRSIRVLSCAPAFAKMVAEMALGHALAALRNIVDADRRMRRGEEEWGWRGQADICTLYNAKVGIIGYGNLARELRLLLAPFKCELHAYDPWLPDTYLQQQEIHPMGLEELLQTCDVTFVLAIPTLENRELLTYEKLTQIKPGAVLVLASRSHLVDFDALLELTNADKFRATIDVYPEEPPPPDHPVRETENTILTCHMAGAIDHALFDIGRMVTDDVEAITAGLPPLCMQVAQPEFVPRR